In Paenibacillus sonchi, a single genomic region encodes these proteins:
- a CDS encoding GNAT family N-acetyltransferase, translating to MIRLVQMDETTFQFFLSQSTRDYAEDKIKAGSWDVETAMQLSQDEMTRFLPEGLNTEGAYLYSIVETESDTQAGYIWFNVSEGRNGREAFIYDFYVFEAFQGKGYGKQTLLALDEEARKLKITRIGLHVFGQNNRAFELYKKAGFAVTDITMSKDL from the coding sequence ATGATTAGACTGGTCCAGATGGACGAAACCACATTTCAATTTTTTTTAAGCCAGTCCACCCGTGATTATGCGGAGGACAAAATCAAAGCCGGTTCCTGGGATGTCGAGACGGCTATGCAGCTGTCCCAAGATGAGATGACCCGATTTTTGCCTGAGGGGCTCAACACGGAAGGGGCTTATCTCTATTCTATAGTAGAGACGGAGTCCGATACTCAAGCCGGATATATCTGGTTCAACGTAAGCGAGGGACGCAACGGGCGTGAAGCTTTTATTTATGATTTTTATGTTTTTGAAGCGTTCCAGGGAAAAGGGTACGGCAAACAGACGCTGCTTGCGCTGGATGAGGAAGCCCGTAAGCTGAAGATAACCAGAATCGGCCTGCATGTATTCGGCCAGAACAACCGTGCTTTTGAGCTTTACAAAAAAGCGGGTTTTGCCGTCACCGATATCACCATGTCGAAGGATCTATAA
- a CDS encoding FtsW/RodA/SpoVE family cell cycle protein, translating to MLQKIKKIDGVIVIILLLLMVVSIFSIYSVTHGRDKLDGAHLRMIKFYVLGIIAFFGLTFVDYRLLVKYALYIYVTGIGILVLVSFIGKEQNGAQGWIKFGGFSLQPAELFKLILILFLAAVLVRKHKNKLQFWQDVVPLGLLTLLPFLIVISQNDLGNALSYIVILVGLLWIGNIKFTHALIGLLVIGGVAAGGIISYIHYHDEIKGFLTDIGRSHWVERFDPWLVPDEATAKASYHTKNAKLAIASGGMSGEGYMEGSSVQTDRVPYTYSDSIFVQIAEEFGFVGSALVLLLYFILIHRMILIALESKDRGGPFLIVGIVAMMLYQIFENIGAFIGLMPLTGITLPFISYGGTSLMINMASIGLVMSVRLHGQEVEEELPSPSVYTSPAKQG from the coding sequence ATGCTTCAGAAGATTAAAAAGATCGACGGCGTCATCGTAATCATTTTACTGCTGCTGATGGTCGTCAGTATTTTTTCCATATACAGCGTCACGCATGGCCGGGATAAGCTGGATGGGGCGCATCTGCGGATGATCAAGTTCTATGTGCTGGGCATCATCGCTTTTTTCGGATTGACCTTTGTGGATTACCGGCTGCTCGTGAAGTACGCGCTGTACATTTATGTTACGGGAATTGGAATTCTGGTGCTGGTGAGCTTTATCGGCAAGGAGCAGAACGGAGCCCAGGGCTGGATTAAATTCGGAGGTTTCAGTCTGCAGCCGGCGGAGCTGTTCAAGCTGATCCTGATCCTGTTCCTGGCGGCCGTACTGGTGCGCAAGCACAAAAACAAGCTGCAGTTCTGGCAGGACGTAGTTCCTTTGGGGCTGCTTACCCTGCTGCCGTTCCTGATTGTCATCAGCCAAAATGACCTGGGTAACGCCCTTTCTTATATTGTAATCCTGGTCGGATTGCTGTGGATCGGCAATATCAAATTTACCCATGCGCTGATTGGACTGCTGGTCATAGGCGGTGTTGCAGCAGGGGGGATTATCAGCTACATCCACTACCACGATGAAATCAAAGGTTTCCTTACGGACATCGGCCGTTCACACTGGGTGGAGCGGTTTGATCCATGGCTGGTCCCTGACGAAGCGACGGCGAAGGCGAGCTACCATACCAAAAATGCCAAGCTGGCTATCGCTTCGGGTGGGATGAGCGGTGAAGGATACATGGAAGGCAGCTCCGTGCAGACGGACCGGGTGCCTTACACCTATTCGGATTCCATCTTTGTACAGATCGCTGAGGAGTTTGGGTTTGTAGGCTCGGCGCTGGTACTGCTGCTCTACTTTATACTGATTCACCGGATGATTCTGATTGCATTGGAGAGCAAGGATAGGGGAGGGCCTTTCCTGATCGTCGGAATTGTCGCCATGATGCTCTATCAGATATTTGAAAATATCGGCGCATTCATCGGCCTGATGCCGCTTACCGGGATTACGCTGCCGTTCATCAGCTATGGGGGAACCTCGCTTATGATTAATATGGCCAGTATCGGCCTGGTTATGAGTGTGCGCCTGCACGGACAGGAAGTGGAAGAGGAACTGCCGAGTCCATCAGTCTACACCTCCCCGGCCAAGCAGGGATAG
- a CDS encoding carbohydrate ABC transporter permease: MKERYNAGKFLLEIAMAVLALLFLAPLYLVFINAFKRYDEVLSSTASLPESFGLSNFITVWQQIHFPTAFLNSLMITVISVLGILLVSSAAAYQIVRRPGKLSNIIFLTILASMVIPFQTMMIPLLQVAKDFHLINSLYGIIIMYLGFGIPLALFLYHGFIKGIPIELEEAATIDGCNTFGVYFRILLPLLAPITTTIAILHSLWIWNDFLLPYIVLGQKSNQTIPLASYVYFGEYMNEWHLALAALTMAVIPVIAFFLLMQRYIIQGITAGAVKG; this comes from the coding sequence ATGAAAGAGCGCTATAATGCCGGAAAATTTCTGCTTGAAATCGCCATGGCCGTTTTGGCCTTACTCTTTCTCGCCCCTCTGTATCTTGTGTTCATCAATGCGTTTAAGCGGTATGACGAGGTGTTAAGCTCCACGGCGTCCCTTCCCGAGTCTTTCGGGCTGAGCAATTTCATAACCGTATGGCAGCAGATTCATTTTCCAACCGCTTTTCTGAACTCCCTTATGATAACGGTCATCAGCGTGCTCGGCATTTTGCTGGTCAGCTCGGCTGCCGCCTATCAAATCGTCCGCCGTCCGGGCAAGCTCAGCAATATTATTTTTCTGACGATTCTGGCATCCATGGTCATCCCTTTTCAAACGATGATGATCCCTTTGCTGCAGGTCGCCAAAGATTTTCATTTAATCAACTCCTTGTACGGAATCATTATCATGTATCTCGGCTTCGGTATCCCGCTGGCGCTGTTCCTTTATCACGGCTTTATCAAGGGGATTCCCATTGAACTGGAAGAAGCGGCTACCATTGACGGCTGCAATACCTTCGGTGTATATTTCCGCATTCTCCTTCCTCTGCTTGCGCCGATTACGACCACGATTGCCATCCTGCACTCGTTGTGGATTTGGAACGATTTTCTCCTGCCGTATATTGTGCTGGGCCAGAAATCCAATCAGACGATTCCGCTCGCTTCCTATGTTTATTTCGGGGAGTATATGAACGAATGGCATTTGGCGCTGGCCGCATTGACTATGGCGGTCATTCCCGTCATCGCGTTCTTTTTACTGATGCAGAGATATATTATTCAAGGTATAACCGCAGGGGCTGTTAAAGGCTAG
- the ychF gene encoding redox-regulated ATPase YchF, translating into MALKAGIVGLPNVGKSTLFNAITQAGAESANYPFCTIDPNVGVVEVPDERLDKLTELVQPNKTVPTAFEFVDIAGLVRGASKGEGLGNKFLAHIREVDAIVHVVRCFVDENVTHVDGKVNPVSDIQTINLELILADLESLEKRIERSRKNIKGGDKKYVQEVEVLERIKEALYEDKPARSVELTDDERLIVRDLHLLTLKPVLYAANVGEDEVAAADENPYVQQVREFAIAENAEVVPISAKVEAEIAELEGEDKAMFLEELGLQESGLNRLIKAAYKLLGLYTYFTAGVQEVRAWTIRKGTKAPGAAGVIHTDFERGFIRAEVVAYDDLLAAGSMNGAKERGQLRLEGKEYLVQDGDVMHFRFNV; encoded by the coding sequence ATGGCTTTGAAAGCAGGTATCGTAGGACTTCCCAACGTGGGGAAATCCACATTATTCAATGCAATTACGCAGGCGGGAGCAGAATCCGCCAACTATCCTTTTTGCACAATTGACCCGAACGTGGGTGTCGTGGAAGTACCGGATGAGCGCTTGGATAAGCTGACAGAGCTGGTGCAGCCGAACAAGACGGTTCCGACTGCCTTTGAATTCGTGGATATTGCCGGTCTGGTACGCGGGGCGAGCAAGGGTGAAGGCCTGGGCAACAAGTTCCTGGCGCATATCCGTGAAGTGGATGCGATTGTTCATGTGGTGCGCTGCTTCGTGGATGAGAACGTGACCCATGTCGATGGCAAAGTAAACCCGGTCAGTGACATTCAGACGATTAACCTGGAGCTGATTCTGGCCGATCTGGAGAGCCTGGAGAAGCGCATCGAACGCTCCCGCAAAAACATCAAGGGCGGCGACAAGAAATACGTCCAGGAAGTAGAAGTGCTTGAGCGCATCAAGGAAGCTCTGTACGAAGACAAACCTGCGCGCAGTGTAGAATTGACCGATGATGAACGTCTGATTGTGCGCGATCTTCATCTGCTGACCCTGAAGCCGGTGCTGTATGCGGCTAACGTAGGAGAAGATGAAGTGGCTGCTGCCGACGAGAACCCTTACGTTCAGCAGGTCCGTGAATTTGCTATTGCCGAGAATGCCGAAGTGGTGCCGATCAGCGCCAAGGTGGAAGCGGAGATTGCCGAACTGGAAGGCGAAGACAAAGCGATGTTCCTGGAAGAGCTGGGCCTGCAGGAATCCGGTCTGAACCGCCTGATCAAGGCCGCTTATAAGCTGCTGGGTCTCTACACTTACTTCACTGCAGGTGTGCAGGAGGTTCGCGCCTGGACCATCCGCAAGGGAACCAAAGCACCAGGTGCGGCCGGTGTCATTCATACGGACTTCGAACGCGGCTTCATTCGCGCGGAGGTCGTAGCTTATGACGATCTGCTGGCAGCCGGATCAATGAACGGTGCCAAGGAACGCGGACAGCTGCGTCTGGAAGGTAAGGAATATCTGGTGCAGGACGGCGATGTCATGCATTTCCGTTTCAACGTATAG
- a CDS encoding low molecular weight protein arginine phosphatase has translation MLHILFVCTGNTCRSPMAEGLLRKLAKERGIDVEVRSAGVSAISGTSMSRHAAAILRDEGIHDQILSTQLNAETVAWADLVLTLTGGHKRHLLQYFPDAVAKTYTLKEYVYDEETVNADIRELDSLYADAELSLALGGEPKSADLQRIIEIRQRIPSFDISDPFGGPREDYELAAAEIRTALHSLLDKLESLRRL, from the coding sequence ATGCTGCATATTTTATTCGTCTGCACAGGGAATACATGCCGTAGTCCTATGGCTGAGGGGCTTCTCCGGAAACTTGCGAAGGAGCGGGGAATTGACGTGGAAGTGCGGTCTGCAGGCGTTTCCGCCATTTCCGGTACTTCCATGTCCAGACATGCCGCGGCGATTCTGCGGGACGAAGGAATTCATGATCAAATCCTGTCCACGCAGCTAAATGCAGAGACCGTAGCCTGGGCGGATCTGGTGCTGACCCTCACAGGGGGGCACAAACGCCACTTGCTGCAATATTTTCCTGATGCCGTTGCGAAGACTTATACCCTAAAAGAATATGTCTACGATGAAGAAACCGTGAACGCAGATATCCGTGAGCTGGATAGCCTTTATGCCGATGCCGAGCTTAGCCTTGCACTAGGTGGAGAGCCGAAATCGGCTGATCTGCAGCGGATCATAGAAATCCGTCAACGGATTCCAAGCTTTGATATCTCCGATCCCTTCGGAGGCCCGAGGGAAGATTATGAGCTGGCCGCTGCCGAGATACGAACAGCACTGCACAGTCTTCTGGATAAGCTGGAGTCCTTGCGCCGGTTATAA
- the prfA gene encoding peptide chain release factor 1, with translation MLDRLQSLADRYEKLSELLCDPDVASDSKKLRDYSKEQSDLQPAFEAYAEYKNVMEELEAAKMMQGEKLDDEMKEMVKMEIEDLSSRQTALEEKIRLLLLPKDPNDDKNVIVEIRGAAGGDEAALFASDLYRMYTRYADAQGWRVELMDVNTNDLGGFKEVIFMINGRGAYSKMKFESGAHRVQRIPTTESGGRIHTSTSTVSVMPEAEEFEIEILDKDIRVDTFCSSGAGGQSVNTTKSAVRVTHVPTGIVATCQDGKSQNSNKEKALQVLRARISDMKRQEEEAKYAGERKSKVGTGDRSERIRTYNFPQSRVTDHRIGLTLHRLDQVMNGDITEIISALSIAEQAELMEKGE, from the coding sequence TTGTTGGACCGATTGCAATCCCTGGCGGACCGCTATGAGAAACTCAGTGAACTGCTTTGTGACCCGGATGTTGCAAGCGACAGTAAGAAACTGAGGGACTATTCCAAAGAACAATCCGATTTGCAGCCCGCCTTCGAGGCGTATGCCGAATATAAAAATGTAATGGAAGAGCTTGAAGCCGCTAAAATGATGCAGGGCGAAAAGCTTGATGATGAAATGAAAGAAATGGTCAAGATGGAGATTGAAGACCTGTCCTCGCGCCAGACTGCGCTGGAGGAGAAAATCCGTCTCCTGCTGCTGCCGAAGGACCCTAATGACGACAAAAACGTGATCGTGGAAATCCGCGGTGCAGCCGGTGGGGATGAGGCGGCATTGTTCGCATCAGATCTGTACCGGATGTACACCCGCTATGCGGATGCCCAGGGCTGGCGAGTAGAGCTGATGGATGTCAATACGAATGACCTCGGCGGCTTCAAAGAGGTTATCTTCATGATCAACGGACGTGGCGCGTACAGCAAAATGAAATTCGAAAGCGGCGCACACCGCGTGCAGCGTATCCCGACCACAGAATCCGGAGGGCGTATTCACACCTCAACTTCTACCGTATCAGTCATGCCGGAAGCGGAAGAGTTCGAAATTGAAATTCTTGATAAAGATATCCGCGTAGATACCTTCTGCTCCAGCGGAGCGGGCGGACAGTCGGTTAATACGACCAAATCCGCAGTTCGCGTGACTCACGTGCCTACCGGCATCGTGGCTACGTGTCAGGACGGTAAGTCTCAGAACTCTAACAAAGAGAAAGCCCTGCAGGTGCTCCGTGCCCGGATCTCGGATATGAAGCGCCAGGAAGAAGAAGCGAAATATGCCGGAGAACGCAAGAGCAAGGTCGGCACGGGTGACCGCAGTGAGCGTATCCGCACCTATAACTTCCCGCAGAGCCGTGTGACGGACCATCGTATCGGCCTTACGCTGCACCGTCTTGATCAGGTCATGAACGGTGATATTACGGAAATTATTTCGGCCTTGTCGATTGCAGAGCAGGCGGAATTGATGGAAAAAGGAGAATAA
- a CDS encoding ABC transporter substrate-binding protein, translating to MKKWLSSLAIITLTGTLLVGCGNNASESTSTGEGEKNDKITLKLLQNKPEIADKLKQMLADYNKLNPNVTIEPEVTADVPTRLKTMFASGDEPDIFTMKGYADMKNWQEKLADLSGEPWIEDVLPAAQPGMTIDGKKYGFPLAIEGYGFVYNKELFAKAGIDKVPTTLTGLKEVNEKLKAAGITSYAEAYRENWPLGQHLLSLPFSYEPDPEGFAKKLNEGTAQVKDSPFMKGFFDVLDMTVNYGKGQDSLGISYDAEVASFASGKSAMMQQGVWVLQPVMKINPNIQMGMFAIPLTDNPEETKLPVSVPNYYVVNKNSKHLDEVKKFLAWVHDNGQKYLVESFQFTPAFTSMKASADLGPLAEDMGKYVTENKTLPWAFALWPNGGIREQFVKPLQQYIAGQMTKEEALEDLQKSWTAAVD from the coding sequence ATGAAAAAATGGTTATCAAGCCTCGCAATTATAACTCTAACCGGCACGCTGCTGGTTGGATGCGGCAATAATGCCTCGGAGAGCACCTCCACCGGGGAAGGCGAAAAAAACGACAAGATCACCTTGAAGCTGCTGCAGAACAAGCCGGAAATTGCGGATAAGCTGAAGCAGATGCTGGCCGATTACAACAAGTTGAATCCGAACGTTACCATTGAGCCTGAGGTTACTGCCGATGTGCCTACGCGGCTTAAAACCATGTTTGCTTCGGGCGATGAGCCCGACATCTTTACAATGAAGGGCTATGCGGACATGAAGAACTGGCAGGAAAAACTAGCCGATCTATCGGGCGAGCCGTGGATAGAGGATGTCCTGCCGGCTGCTCAGCCGGGCATGACCATTGACGGTAAAAAATACGGCTTCCCGCTCGCTATTGAAGGCTATGGATTTGTCTATAACAAGGAGCTGTTCGCGAAAGCGGGAATCGACAAGGTACCAACCACACTGACCGGGCTTAAAGAAGTGAACGAGAAGCTGAAGGCTGCAGGCATTACTTCGTATGCCGAGGCCTACCGGGAGAACTGGCCGCTCGGGCAGCACTTGCTCAGTCTTCCTTTCTCCTATGAACCCGACCCGGAAGGTTTTGCCAAGAAGCTGAACGAGGGAACGGCCCAAGTCAAAGACAGTCCATTTATGAAAGGATTCTTTGATGTTCTCGACATGACTGTTAACTACGGAAAAGGCCAGGATTCGCTTGGAATCAGCTATGATGCCGAGGTGGCGAGCTTTGCATCCGGCAAATCGGCCATGATGCAGCAGGGCGTATGGGTTCTCCAGCCGGTGATGAAGATCAATCCGAACATCCAGATGGGTATGTTCGCTATCCCGCTTACGGATAACCCGGAGGAAACCAAATTGCCTGTAAGCGTACCGAACTACTATGTCGTGAACAAAAACTCCAAGCACCTGGATGAAGTCAAGAAGTTTCTGGCATGGGTGCACGATAACGGACAAAAATATCTGGTGGAATCATTCCAGTTCACTCCGGCCTTCACCAGCATGAAAGCTAGTGCAGACCTGGGGCCTCTGGCTGAGGATATGGGCAAGTATGTAACAGAGAACAAGACGCTGCCTTGGGCGTTCGCCCTGTGGCCTAACGGGGGCATCCGGGAGCAATTTGTGAAGCCGCTGCAGCAGTATATCGCAGGTCAAATGACCAAAGAAGAGGCGCTTGAGGATTTGCAGAAATCCTGGACCGCTGCAGTAGATTAA
- the fni gene encoding type 2 isopentenyl-diphosphate Delta-isomerase, with the protein MGQIPQDESPHKISKTTGIAPQTAKPAGHQSLLPSSTTGERKIEHVRLCLNEEVGASGITAGFEHYRFRHNALPELNYDDISLRTVFLGRELRTPLLISSMTGGSAATGAINARLAEAAERRGWALGVGSIRAAVERSELAATFRVRDKAPGIPVIANIGAVQLSYGFGVEECRRAVEIAGADWLVLHLNGIQEVFQPEGNTGFADLLTRIERVCRELEIPVGVKEVGWGIDGETAIRLYGAGVAFVDVAGAGGTSWSQVEKFRSGDPVRRAAAEAFADWGIPTAECIAEVRAASKHGALIGSGGLRHGVDAAKALALGADLAGFGRNLLGPAVASEDALDQALAQVELELRTAMFGIGAPDLAALRGTHRLIRC; encoded by the coding sequence ATGGGCCAGATACCGCAGGATGAGTCACCGCATAAAATATCAAAAACAACGGGCATCGCACCGCAAACGGCAAAACCTGCCGGGCATCAGTCCCTGCTGCCTTCATCCACGACGGGAGAACGCAAGATTGAGCATGTGAGGCTGTGCTTGAACGAGGAGGTCGGGGCCAGCGGCATTACAGCTGGCTTTGAGCATTACCGCTTCCGCCATAATGCGCTCCCCGAGCTGAATTACGATGACATTTCCCTGCGGACAGTCTTCCTGGGGCGTGAGCTGCGCACACCGCTGCTGATTAGCTCCATGACCGGCGGCAGTGCTGCTACCGGTGCTATTAATGCCAGGCTGGCGGAGGCCGCCGAGCGCCGGGGCTGGGCGCTCGGGGTAGGCTCTATCCGGGCGGCAGTCGAGCGGTCCGAGCTGGCGGCGACTTTCCGGGTCCGCGATAAGGCCCCGGGCATTCCTGTCATTGCCAATATCGGAGCGGTCCAGTTGTCTTACGGCTTTGGCGTGGAAGAATGCCGCCGGGCTGTAGAGATCGCGGGTGCGGATTGGCTGGTTCTGCATTTGAACGGGATTCAGGAGGTGTTTCAGCCCGAAGGAAATACCGGGTTTGCTGACTTGTTAACCCGGATCGAGCGCGTGTGCAGAGAGCTGGAAATTCCCGTCGGCGTCAAAGAGGTCGGCTGGGGCATTGATGGAGAAACGGCAATAAGGCTGTACGGTGCCGGGGTCGCCTTTGTCGATGTGGCGGGCGCTGGCGGCACCTCCTGGAGCCAAGTCGAGAAATTCCGCAGCGGCGATCCGGTCCGGCGGGCTGCGGCCGAGGCCTTCGCGGATTGGGGAATTCCCACCGCGGAGTGCATTGCAGAGGTGCGGGCGGCCTCGAAGCACGGTGCGCTGATCGGCAGCGGCGGGCTGCGGCACGGTGTGGATGCTGCGAAGGCACTGGCGCTCGGCGCGGATCTGGCCGGCTTCGGCCGGAATCTGCTGGGTCCGGCTGTAGCATCCGAGGACGCGCTGGATCAGGCGCTGGCCCAGGTGGAGCTGGAGCTGCGGACCGCGATGTTCGGCATCGGCGCCCCGGATCTGGCGGCACTCCGCGGGACTCACCGCCTGATTAGATGTTGA
- a CDS encoding carbohydrate ABC transporter permease, whose protein sequence is MKQVLTGKLPGVAVRPAMKQTSLRKHLIYFAFVSPALLLFTLIIVFPFFRAILFSFQDWDGISSNIEWAGWDNYITLFHDKAFLKSFLFTLKYVAVGTILVNIAGFFLAFALNFALKSKNILRTVYFMPHVIGPLIIGFIWQFIFTQVFPNLADLTGWGIFEKSWLAMPNYAFWALIIVNVWYTAGYLMVIYIAALQGVSPDLLEAAEIDGANSWQRLWFMVLPLVRPAITICLFLAITNGFKVFDLNFALTKGGPFGSTESLALQIYQDAFSNNQYTLASTKAIVFFVVLASITLIQVFVMKRKEVEM, encoded by the coding sequence ATGAAGCAAGTTCTTACCGGCAAGCTGCCGGGAGTCGCAGTGCGGCCAGCGATGAAGCAAACGAGTCTCCGCAAGCATTTGATCTACTTTGCATTTGTGTCCCCGGCGCTTTTGCTGTTCACACTCATCATTGTGTTTCCTTTTTTCAGAGCGATTCTTTTCTCGTTTCAGGATTGGGACGGGATCAGCAGCAATATCGAATGGGCCGGATGGGATAATTACATCACCCTTTTCCATGATAAAGCTTTCCTGAAATCGTTTCTCTTTACGCTGAAGTATGTAGCGGTCGGTACGATATTAGTTAATATTGCGGGTTTTTTCCTCGCCTTTGCCCTGAATTTCGCTCTGAAAAGCAAAAATATACTAAGAACGGTCTATTTCATGCCCCATGTCATCGGACCGCTGATTATCGGATTTATCTGGCAGTTTATCTTCACCCAGGTATTCCCGAATCTGGCCGATCTGACAGGCTGGGGAATATTCGAGAAGAGCTGGCTGGCCATGCCGAACTACGCCTTCTGGGCGCTGATTATCGTTAACGTATGGTACACCGCCGGATATTTGATGGTCATTTACATTGCGGCTCTCCAAGGGGTTTCACCCGATCTGCTGGAAGCGGCCGAGATTGACGGAGCCAACTCCTGGCAGAGACTCTGGTTCATGGTTCTTCCGCTGGTCCGGCCCGCGATCACGATTTGCCTGTTCCTGGCGATCACCAACGGCTTTAAGGTATTCGATCTGAACTTTGCACTCACGAAGGGCGGACCGTTTGGATCGACGGAGTCGCTTGCGCTGCAAATTTATCAGGATGCCTTCTCCAACAATCAATACACACTGGCTTCGACCAAAGCGATCGTATTTTTCGTCGTACTCGCTTCCATCACGCTTATCCAGGTATTTGTGATGAAACGCAAGGAGGTTGAAATGTAA
- the spoIIR gene encoding stage II sporulation protein R, whose translation MEWSKTGRQDSLRVTFKYTAILICFFMILMMAWEGQKTDAAVAEATIPQDSIRLRILANSDAAGDQRVKRQIRDSIVEQMNQWVALLEDPQSLEQARTLIRGHLPELNALVARELEERGIDYGYKVELGVVPFPTKMYGGTVYPAGEYEAVRVTLGAGRGQNWWCVLFPPLCFIDAGSGDAAAPAAAKAKTVSAAAAGEGAKVKAAGDGAVTAPDTGAADAAGGEPEGPKVRFFFWELLENIWSWISGLFS comes from the coding sequence ATGGAATGGAGCAAGACAGGAAGACAGGATTCCTTACGGGTAACTTTTAAGTATACTGCCATATTAATTTGTTTTTTTATGATCCTCATGATGGCCTGGGAAGGGCAAAAAACCGATGCCGCCGTAGCGGAGGCGACGATTCCGCAGGATTCGATACGGCTGCGCATTCTGGCAAACTCGGATGCGGCTGGTGATCAGCGGGTCAAACGCCAGATCCGCGACAGTATAGTCGAACAGATGAACCAATGGGTGGCTTTGCTGGAAGATCCGCAGAGTCTGGAGCAAGCCCGGACGCTAATCCGGGGCCATTTGCCGGAGCTGAATGCACTGGTGGCCCGGGAGCTTGAGGAGCGGGGTATCGACTACGGTTATAAAGTAGAGCTGGGCGTTGTTCCGTTCCCGACCAAAATGTACGGGGGCACCGTCTATCCGGCTGGAGAATATGAAGCGGTGCGGGTCACGCTGGGCGCAGGCCGGGGGCAGAACTGGTGGTGTGTGCTCTTCCCGCCGCTCTGCTTCATTGATGCAGGCTCGGGAGATGCGGCGGCGCCTGCCGCGGCTAAGGCCAAGACCGTCTCGGCTGCTGCAGCCGGAGAAGGGGCCAAAGTGAAGGCGGCGGGGGATGGAGCGGTTACAGCTCCCGATACTGGCGCGGCCGATGCGGCAGGCGGGGAACCGGAAGGGCCGAAAGTACGCTTTTTCTTCTGGGAGCTGCTGGAGAACATCTGGAGCTGGATCAGCGGATTATTCAGCTGA
- a CDS encoding helix-turn-helix domain-containing protein, whose translation MHAHFEEEISLTVLSEKFHFSPQYISKKFKETCHSTIITYVTELRIGKAKTLLRNTQLSVSEIASQVGYADENYFSKAFKKQVGLSPLLYRKSD comes from the coding sequence TTGCATGCGCATTTTGAGGAAGAGATTTCGTTAACCGTACTATCGGAGAAGTTTCATTTCAGCCCCCAATATATATCTAAGAAGTTCAAGGAGACCTGTCATTCCACCATTATTACCTATGTGACGGAGCTTCGGATCGGGAAAGCCAAAACGCTGCTCCGCAATACCCAGCTAAGCGTTTCGGAGATCGCCAGTCAGGTTGGCTATGCGGACGAAAATTATTTCAGCAAAGCTTTTAAAAAGCAGGTGGGCCTTTCTCCGCTTCTGTACCGGAAGAGCGATTAA
- a CDS encoding TIGR01440 family protein, with product MDQVMKQDSRVNPAASNAAGDAGQPAGAELSLTAATAAVVRELSDAGKLGPGKILVVGASTSEVAGVRIGTGGALEVAQQLLEGVVQVAAEKGFHPVYQCCEHLNRSLVMERSLLGKLGLREVSAVPIPGAGGSMAAAAYRSMADPVLAETVEADAGIDIGETLIGMHLRRVAVPFRPSLRYIGSARVNAAWSRPPLIGGERAVYRNPETSGSRSCD from the coding sequence ATGGATCAAGTCATGAAGCAGGACTCACGGGTGAATCCGGCAGCCAGCAATGCAGCCGGGGATGCCGGTCAACCGGCAGGGGCGGAGCTGTCTTTAACGGCTGCAACCGCTGCTGTGGTAAGGGAGCTGTCAGACGCCGGGAAGCTGGGGCCCGGCAAGATTCTTGTTGTGGGCGCAAGCACAAGTGAAGTGGCCGGGGTCCGTATTGGTACCGGCGGCGCGCTTGAGGTGGCGCAGCAGCTCTTGGAGGGTGTTGTTCAGGTTGCTGCGGAGAAGGGTTTTCATCCGGTATACCAGTGCTGCGAGCATTTGAACCGTTCGCTGGTGATGGAACGCTCACTGCTGGGGAAGCTAGGACTGAGGGAAGTGTCGGCGGTGCCGATTCCGGGAGCCGGTGGTTCAATGGCTGCCGCTGCGTACCGCTCGATGGCTGATCCTGTGCTGGCGGAAACCGTGGAGGCCGATGCCGGTATCGATATCGGCGAGACGCTGATCGGCATGCATTTGCGCCGGGTAGCCGTCCCTTTTCGGCCAAGCCTGCGCTACATTGGTTCGGCCCGGGTGAATGCAGCCTGGAGCAGACCTCCGCTCATCGGCGGGGAACGCGCGGTATACCGTAATCCGGAGACCAGCGGATCACGCAGCTGCGATTAA